A window of the Vicugna pacos chromosome 32, VicPac4, whole genome shotgun sequence genome harbors these coding sequences:
- the SNRNP35 gene encoding U11/U12 small nuclear ribonucleoprotein 35 kDa protein, with the protein MNDWVPIAKEYDPLKAGSIDGTDEDPHDRAVWRAMLARYAPNRGVTGDPLLTLFVARLNLQTKEEKLKEVFSRYGDIRRLRLVRDLVTGFSKGYAFIEYKEERSLLKAYRDADGLVIDQHEIFVDYELERTLKGWIPRRLGGGLGGKKESGQLRFGGRDRPFRKPINLPVVKNDQYREGKRERRERSRSRERHWDSRMRDRDHDRGREKRWQEREPSRVWPEGDWERERDFRDDRVKGREKRDRSK; encoded by the coding sequence ATGAATGACTGGGTGCCCATCGCCAAGGAGTATGACCCGCTTAAAGCTGGCAGCATCGATGGCACCGACGAAGACCCACACGACCGCGCGGTCTGGAGGGCCATGCTGGCACGCTACGCCCCCAACAGAGGCGTCACCGGAGACCCCCTCCTCACCCTGTTTGTGGCCAGACTGAACCTGCAGACCAAAGAGGAGAAGTTAAAGGAAGTGTTTTCCCGCTATGGGGACATCCGGCGGCTTCGGCTGGTGAGGGACTTGGTCACGGGCTTTTCAAAGGGCTACGCCTTCATTGAATACAAAGAGGAGCGTTCTCTGCTCAAAGCTTACCGGGACGCGGACGGCCTGGTCATCGACCAGCACGAGATATTTGTGGACTACGAACTGGAAAGAACTCTCAAAGGGTGGATTCCTCGGCGACTTGGAGGAggcctggggggaaaaaaggaatctGGGCAACTGAGATTTGGGGGGCGGGATCGGCCTTTCCGAAAACCCATTAATTTGCCCGTTGTGAAGAACGACCAgtacagagagggaaagagggagaggagggagcgcTCCCGATCCCGGGAAAGACACTGGGACTCCAGGATGAGGGATCGAGACCATGACCGGGGCCGGGAGAAGAGATGGCAGGAAAGAGAACCAAGCAGGGTGTGGCCTGAAGGTgactgggagagagagagggacttCAGAGATGACAGGGtcaaggggagggagaaaagggacaGAAGTAAGTag